In the Colletotrichum higginsianum IMI 349063 chromosome 7 map unlocalized unitig_7, whole genome shotgun sequence genome, one interval contains:
- a CDS encoding Carbon-nitrogen hydrolase, with amino-acid sequence MPPIRLATASPAAGPTTAATLQQISLLAARASANAADLLLLPEAYLGAGYPRGASFGSKIGSRTAEGRDEFLAYFNAAVDLGDTVGDAGAGAGDKWVNRDLPAQNLTTAADGDEGKPKPKRGDGSREELEKIAADSGVFLVVGCIERAGGSLYCAVVYVCPRLGMIGKRRKVMPTATERLIWAQGSPATLRAVSTTIRGVRLNLAAAICWENYMPLLRQALYAQNINLYLAPTADGRDTWLPLMRAIACEGRCFVISSNMAVRPPASSSAFAVQRDGSDGNDDDDQPDADAYPRARRNSCLTEEGFEIALPEKHKPVNGTPATTTDSSRRRRKSVIVEDGNEIVLPGDADDDNNAPTTGANGIRTSAAIKTAAKPAADWVSRGGSSIVGPFGDVLAGPQWEDDEGLIYADVDFDDCIRGRLDIDVGGSYSRNDSFKFSVDGLDLDPLPY; translated from the exons ATGCCTCCCATCCGCCTTGCGACGGCGTCTCCCGCGGCGGGGCCGACCACCGCCGCGACCCTGCAGCAGatctccctcctcgccgcccgcgcctccgccaacgccgccgacctcctcctACTGCCCGAGGCCTACCTCGGCGCCGGGTACCCGCGCGGCGCCTCTTTCGGCTCTAAGATCGGCTCCCGcaccgccgagggccgcgatGAGTTCCTTGCCTacttcaacgccgccgtcgacctcggcgacaccgtcggcgacgccggcgccggcgctggTGACAAGTGGGTTAACCGGGACCTACCCGCGCAGAATCtaaccaccgccgccgacggggacgagggcaagccgaagccgaagcggGGCGACGGCTCGAGGGAGGAACTCGAGAAGATCGCCGCCGACTCgggcgtcttcctcgtcgtcggctgcatcgagcgcgccggcggcagcctgTACTGCGCCGTCGTCTACGTTTGTCCCAGGCTGGGCATGATCGGGAAGAGGCGCAAGGTGATGCCC ACCGCGACCGAACGCCTCATCTGGGCTCAGGGCTCCCCCGCTACCCTCCGCGCCGTCTCCACCACCATCCGCGGCGTCCGCCtcaacctcgccgccgccatttGCTGGGAGAACTACatgcccctcctccgccaggcCCTCTACGCCCAGAACATCAACCTCTACCTCGCTCcgaccgccgacggccgcgatACCTGGCTGCCCCTCATGCGCGCCATCGCCTGCGAGGGCCGCTGCTTCGTCATCTCCTCTAACATGGCCGTCCGGCCccccgcgtcgtcgtcggctttTGCCGTGCAGCGCGACGGTagcgacggcaacgacgacgacgaccaaccagacgccgacgcctacccccgcgcccgccgcaACTCGTGCCTCACCGAAGAGGGGTTCGAGATCGCCCTCCCGGAAAAGCACAAGCCCGTCAACGGCACCCCCGCCACAACCACCGACAgctcgcgccgccgccgcaaatccgtcatcgtcgaggacggcaacgaGATCGTCCTgcccggcgacgccgacgacgacaacaacgcccccaccaccggcgccaacggcatcCGGACCTCCGCTGCCAtcaagacggcggcgaaaCCAGCTGCTGACTGGGTCTCCCGCGGCGGCTCCTCCATCGTGGGCCCCTtcggcgacgtcctcgccggcccccagtgggaggacgacgagggacTCATCtacgccgacgtcgactttgacgactgcatccgcggccgcctcgatatcgacgtcggcggcagctACTCCCGCAACGACTCCTTCAAGTTCTCtgtcgacggcctggacctggaccccCTGCCGTACTAA
- a CDS encoding Vacuolar membrane protein, whose product MSIKPLPEDVIRRIRSSATVTSLNGVVCALVKNALDAHATRLNITVDYSRGNCVVEDDGLGILPLEFREPGGLGKQHHTSRHSPEHECHGANGNFLASVAALSLLTITSHHHLYNSQNSLTIHNSVVLARNTPALPEQRLFTFSHGTRVTVRDLFGSMAVRVKQRAVASEKAAVDKEWGRLLRHVAALLLAWPSDVTISIRDTVKNNETRFRPNTLSKLETVTRSSRILSQSGLVDGLDHVLWTPVGASVGELTIEGCISLSPVANRQAQFISFGIHPVTNEHGTNVLYQEVNRVFINSGFAIEEESAVSRGPPLGVLPTLRQPSDRNARPKRGLDRWPMFYFRISSTSRTWPLSGASFEDFLNDRNRTLADIIDLLKLVCYEFLKKHRFRPHSVTASLRGSTSHKQRDEVETELPSKDAKRPQTVPLTASRSNSTTPISRPESPFDLWQRVKVGRVLEEKTKSGASTPVFSHANATTSLMAKSPGQIETMQPSLRFLDDAGNLLRKPFEDMCSDSPPKQGSQETTCIRPMITTAKKEPCSHPESHPEPLSFTRDDEGVSRLGEPPDEAQFSGTIDMEPVSTSQFFKANNSQSRQRPSEWLKGLLSQWENPVFQPVEPPVRRLDDEWPYRAAIQSLDMEAGCSHGTHTSNIKLSGRISKAALVGAEVVSQVDHQHAADERCRLETLMRDYFHPAKGSKEVVARSEMLENHLQFEFSAKECKLLRKYSHHIRRWGIFYEVEEPESAQWRHKSKQLPKVNVTSLPPSIAERCRLEPRLLADLLRQEIWRAEEEGVPPARPVPLANGVLSREVDWVSNFHGCPQAILDLLNSRSCRTTTGSSKLPTAASLEREAPDVHQQPPQYCCTLHRRLCPSHDSLPLGDVVMAFQWKAFDFFDVSQVRLADDETRLFFESNEIASVCSGSDSLFLGSYDGYVRIVGSSWKVVKSFQAHEVGTITHMRQIEGTSLLVTVAEDLSSEPVLKIWALDKLVKKTNMPTCLSTLQISNGKKQFPISAIDVLDNLTQVAVGFANGTVTLIRGDLINDLGARQRTVHESEEPITGVELMADPQGLTTLFISTTARILKLSISKRGHSSPPKTVEDMGCHVDCMTVDKKTGDVVVAREDAIYTYTLEGRGAPRAYESAKRLVSIYQDYVALICPPSSSTTEKPTDTMRRRFGGGAADALFNASTFVLLEPDLRVLGHTQSLISPFKAIFQIWGDLFILTQDGKVSRFHEKSLQQRLEMLYQRNMFPLAVELAQKSGLDATQQSGIFRRFGDYLYQKADYDGAMVQYIKAIDTTEPSQVIRKFLDTQRIHNLIQYLEQLHEHRKATSDHTTLLLNCYAKLKDIDKLEAFIKSPGDLKFDLETAISMCRQGGYYDQAAYLAKKHGEIDLVVDILIEDSKAYDEALDFIWHQDPEVAFPCLKKYARVLIENCPKDATTVFVDYYTGKYRPRLHLVPIEDNGETVAGGGMVAGAASAVQNLSNFLPLPYMNTSSLQSPSTPGNGTTAINGDAQIIMNPEDIPAPKYTPPPPRTAFSSFIDHPDEFIVFLEACLEEKGLKESDKTDLYTTLFEMYLHKSNEKKGEQHREEWENKAKKLIEGEDIPMESSNVLLLSHLSNFKDGTTLVKEQSGLLFDIFRSYTSAKDTRGAIKALRKYGPEEPQLYPAALAYLTSDPRILEEAGSEELSAVLNKIDKDGLMAPLQVIQTLVGQSGSSGGVATMGMIKPYLHDTIERERKEIAANRRRISAFRVETEQKRAELADLGSKPAVFQSTRCAVCTAPLDLPAVHFLCKHSFHQRCLRAEGECPQCANDNATIRALRKTQIETAGKHELFKAELERSEDRFSTIAEWFGRGVMGAPNADTT is encoded by the exons ATGTCCATTAAGCCCCTGCCCGAGGACGTCATCCGTCGCATCAGGTCCTCCGCCACCGTCACCTCTCTCAACGGCGTTGTCTGCGCACTCGTTAAGAACGCCCTCGATGCACACGCCACCAGGCTCAACATTACCGTTGACTACTCCCGTGGGAACTGCGTTGTTGAGGATGACGGTCTGGGAATATTGCCCCTCGAGTTTCGAGAGCCGGGCGGACTGGGCAAGCAGCACC ACACATCGAGACACTCGCCCGAACATGAGTGCcacggcgccaacggcaacTTTCTCGCCTCGGTCGCTGCCCTGTCTTTACTCACCATCACTTCTCACCACCACCTGTACAACTCGCAAAACTCTCTCACCATCCACAACTCAGTAGTCTTGGCCCGCAACACCCCAGCCCTGCCAGAACAGCGTCTGTTTACCTTTAGCCATGGGACTCGCGTCACAGTTAGAGATCTTTTCGGTTCCATGGCTGTACGAGTCAAGCAGAGGGCTGTGGCTTCCGAGAAAGCCGCCGTGGACAAGGAATGGGGCCGTTTGCTGCGCCATGTCGCCGCCCTTTTGCTGGCTTGGCCTTCGGACGTGACCATCTCCATCCGAGACACCGTCAAGAACAACGAGACACGCTTCCGACCCAACACTCTATCCAAGCTGGAAACGGTGACACGTTCTTCACGGATTCTGTCCCAATCgggtctcgtcgacggcttGGATCATGTGCTTTGGACACCCGTCGGCGCGTCGGTGGGAGAGTTGACCATCGAGGGCTGTATATCGTTAAGTCCCGTGGCCAACCGGCAGGCTCAGTTCATCAGCTTTGGCATTCATCCTGTGACTAACGAGCATGGGACAAACGTCTTGTACCAAGAGGTCAACCGCGTCTTCATCAACTCCGGTTTTGCAATAGAGGAGGAATCGGCCGTCTCTAGAGGTCCGCCCCTAGGGGTGCTTCCGACACTGAGACAGCCTTCGGACAGAAATGCCCGGCCGAAGCGTGGCCTGGATCGGTGGCCCATGTTCTACTTCCGTATCAGCTCTACTTCGCGGACCTGGCCGCTGTCGGGCGCCTCTTTCGAGGATTTCCTTAATGACCGAAACCGTACTCTTGCAGACATCATCGACCTGCTAAAGCTGGTTTGCTATGAGTTCTTGAAGAAGCATCGCTTCCGTCCACATAGTGTCACCGCTTCCCTTCGTGGGTCTACCAGTCATAAGCAGAGAGATGAAGTCGAGACAGAGCTCCCAAGCAAGGATGCTAAGCGGCCACAGACAGTCCCATTGACGGCTAGTCGGTCCAACTCTACAACGCCCATCTCGAGACCCGAGTCTCCTTTTGATCTGTGGCAACGAGTGAAGGTCGGACGAGTTCTAGAAGAGAAAACGAAATCAGGCGCATCAACTCCCGTGTTCTCCCATGCGAATGCCACCACATCTCTCATGGCCAAGAGTCCTGGGCAGATCGAGACGATGCAGCCCAGCTTGCGCTTTCTTGACGACGCGGGTAATCTACTGCGCAAACCTTTTGAGGACATGTGCTCGGATTCCCCGCCGAAGCAGGGATCACAAGAGACCACTTGTATACGCCCAATGATCACCACCGCCAAAAAAGAGCCGTGTTCACATCCCGAATCGCATCCCGAACCTTTGAGCTTTACCAGGGACGATGAAGGAGTCTCGCGTTTAGGCGAACCCCCCGATGAAGCTCAATTTTCGGGTACCATTGACATGGAGCCCGTTTCGACATCCCAATTCTTCAAAGCAAACAACTCTCAGTCGCGACAGCGGCCCAGTGAATGGCTCAAAGGGTTGCTCTCTCAATGGGAAAATCCCGTCTTCCAACCTGTTGAACCTCCTGTACGTCGTTTGGATGACGAATGGCCATATCGAGCAGCAATCCAATCTCTCGATATGGAAGCCGGATGCTCCCATGGAACTCATACTTCGAACATCAAATTGTCGGGGCGCATCTCCAAAGCTGCCCTGGTGGGCGCGGAAGTTGTCTCTCAGGTTGATC ATCAACACGCTGCCGATGAAAGATGTCGACTTGAGACTTTGATGCGGGACTATTTTCATCCGGCAAAAGGGTCCAAGGAGGTGGTTGCACGATCAGAAATGCTCGAGAACCATCTTCAATTCGAGTTCTCGGCCAAGGAATGCAAATTGCTGCGCAAGTATTCACATCACATACGCCGATGGGGCATCTTCTATGAGGTTGAAGAGCCGGAGTCAGCTCAGTGGCGGCACAAAAGTAAACAGCTCCCCAAGGTGAACGTAACAAGTCTTCCGCCGAGCATCGCAGAAAGGTGCCGATTAGAGCCGAGGCTACTCGCCGATCTGCTTCGGCAGGAGATATGGAgagcagaggaggagggcgtgCCGCCAGCTCGACCCGTTCCCCTCGCCAATGGAGTTCTCAGTCGCGAAGTTGACTGGGTTTCCAACTTTCACGGCTGTCCTCAAGCAATTCTCGATTTGCTCAACTCGAGATCTTGTCGCA CAACGACAGGCAGCTCCAAGCTCCCCACAGCGGCGTCATTGGAGCGCGAAGCACCCGACGTTCATCAACAACCACCACAATATTGCTGCACGCTCCACCGCCGACTCTGCCCTTCCCACGACTCGCTGCCGCTAGGAGATGTAGTCATGGCCTTTCAG TGGAAGGCAttcgacttcttcgacgtCAGCCAGGTCCGACTTGCCGATGACGAGACCCGACTCTTCTTCGAGAGCAACGAGATCGCCAGTGTCTGTTCGGGATCGGACAGCCTGTTTCTTGGTAGCTACGATGGATACGTTCGCATTGTTGGGTCGAGCTGGAAGGTGGTGAAGAGCTTCCAGGCTCACGAGGTTGGAACGATCACCCACATGCGCCAGATTGAGGGGACGAGCTTGCTGGTTACGGTCGCG GAGGATCTTAGTAGCGAACCGGTGCTGAAGATCTGGGCCTTGGACAAGCTGGTAAAGAAGACGAACATGCCTACATGCCTGAGCACTTTGCAGATCAGCAACGGCAAGAAGCAGTTTCCC ATCTCGGCTATCGACGTCCTCGATAATCTTACCCAAGTAGCGGTCGGcttcgccaacggcaccgtAACCCTGATCCGAGGCGACTTAATCAACGATTTGGGAGCTAGACAAAGAACCGTTCATGAGTCGGAGGAGCCCATCACGGGTGTAGAGCTGATGGCCGATCCCCAGGGCCTCACTACCCTGTTCATCTCAACAACAGCCCGGATCTTGAAGTTAAGCATCTCGAAGAGAGGCCACAGCTCCCCGCCAAAGACTGTCGAGGACATGGGATGCCACGTCGACTGCATGACGGTTGACAAGAAGACGGGAGATGTTGTCGTGGCTAGAGAAGATGCAATCTACACCTACACATTGGAGGGCAGAGGAGCTCCACGCGCGTACGAGTCGGCAAAACGGTTGGTCTCGATTTACCAGGACTACGTCGCCCTGATATGCCCGCCATCATCTTCGACTACCGAGAAGCCCACTGACACCATGCGTCGTCGCtttggaggcggcgccgcggacgCGCTGTTCAACGCATCCACATTTGTTCTCCTTGAGCCAGATCTGAGGGTCTTGGGACACACACAGTCTCTGATTTCGCCGTTCAAGGCCATTTTCCAGATTTGGGGCGATCTCTTCATTCTCACACAAGATGGAAAGGTCAGCCGGTTTCACGAGAAATCATTGCAACAGCGCCTCGAGATGTTATACCAGCGCAACATGTTTCCCTTGGCCGTCGAGTTGGCGCAAAAGTCGGGCTTGGATGCCACACAACAGAGTGGCATCTTCCGGCGCTTCGGTGACTATTTATACCAGAAAGCAGATTATGATGGGGCTATGGTTCAGTATATCAAGGCGATTGATACGACAGAACCATCGCAGGTTATCAGAAAG TTTCTTGATACTCAGCGGATACATAACCTCATTCAGTACCTCGAACAACTACACGAGCACCGCAAGGCAACGTCTGATCACACAACACTGCTCCTCAACTGCTATGCCAAACTCAAAGACATTGACAAGCTGGAGGCCTTTATCAAGTCACCGGGTGACTTGAAGTTCGATTTGGAGACCGCAATCTCCATGTGCAGGCAAGGGGGATACTATGATCAAGCGGCCTATCTTGCCAAGAAGCATGGCGAGATTGATCTGGTAGTCGATATTCTCATAGAGGATTCAAAGGCATATGACGAGGCTCTTGATTTTATTTGGCATCAAGACCCGGAAGTA GCATTCCCTTGTCTCAAAAAGTATGCCCGAGTCCTCATTGAGAACTGCCCGAAAGATGCGACAACAGTGTTTGTCGACTACTACACCGGCAAGTACCGGCCTAGACTGCATCTAGTCCCAATCGAGGACAACGGAGAGACTGTTGCTGGAGGCGGCATGGTTGCCGGCGCAGCAAGCGCAGTACAGAACCTTTCCAACTTCCTGCCTTTACCCTACATGAACACATCATCTCTGCAAAgcccatcaacaccaggtaACGGTACCACGGCAATTAATGGCGATGCTCAAATCATCATGAACCCCGAGGACATTCCCGCGCCAAAGTATACGCCGCCACCTCCGAGGACGGCTTTCTCCTCATTCATAGACCACCCGGATGAGTTTATTGTCTTCCTAGAGGCGTGtctggaggagaagggcctGAAGGAGAGTGACAAAACAGACCTGTATACCACACTGTTTGAAATGTATCTTCACAAGTCGAAcgaaaagaagggggaacAGCACCGGGAAGAGTGGGAGAACAAGGCCAAGAAACTCATAGAGGGCGAGGACATTCCCATGGAGAGCTCCAATGTCCTGCTCCTATCTCACTTGTCCAACTTCAAGGACGGCACGACTCTAGTCAAGGAGCAATCCGGCCTGCTGTTCGACATCTTCCGGTCTTACACATCAGCCAAGGATACCCGCGGAGCTATCAAGGCGCTGCGTAAATACGGGCCTGAGGAGCCGCAATTGTATCCGGCGGCCCTCGCGTACCTCACCTCGGACCCGCGTATCCTCGAGGAGGCTGGGTCAGAAGAGCTTTCTGCCGTTCTCAACAAgatcgacaaggacggcctCATGGCGCCGCTGCAGGTCATCCAGACGCTCGTCGGGCAGTCGGGCTCATCGGGCGGCGTTGCGACCATGGGCATGATCAAGCCATACCTCCACGACACGATCGAGCGCGAGCGCAAAGAGATCGCGGCGAATCGGCGGCGCATCTCGGCGTTCCGCGTCGAAACGGAGCAGAAGCGGGCAGAactcgccgacctcggctCCAAGCCGGCCGTGTTCCAGTCGACGCGTTGTGCCGTCTGCACGGCGCCGCTCGACCTGCCAGCAGTGCACTTCCTCTGCAAGCACAGCTTCCACCAGCGATGCCtgcgcgccgagggcgagtgCCCGCAGTGCGCCAACGACAACGCAACGATCCGCGCGCTGCGTAAGACGCAAATCGAGACGGCGGGCAAACACGAGCTTTTcaaggccgagctggagCGCAGCGAGGACCGGTTCTCAACGATTGCCGAGTGGTTCGGGCGTGGCGTCATGGGGGCGCCCAACGCCGACACAACGTGA
- a CDS encoding Serine threonine-protein kinase ssp1, whose product MEPQHPPHPRNSHHPHLQTLVPPLSNKLPLRSSASTPMTSPGLFSPSNPRPKMNFPIQASSDSNTPNVETSSPYLHPLQKHKVRETHKALIDSDSITGRKLINQYEVIEEIGRGMHGKVKLARNLETGENVAIKIIPRYSKKRRLGKVMAMSPQEKTMREIAILKKMRHPNVVSLLEIIDDPELKKIYLILEHVELGEVVWRKKGLPHICHHERRRIEREARGEPPTPEEEQYDLIMERRLALKELKRAKMSRANMGVHDFWSMEHGASDDASYGSQSRVPSRDDLGNLDHVRGEASQPNSLQASRATSRAPSRSQSVKSVDGGFAVFDQEAIETDDMETPGPQRSNPGSATALDGTMYGAYMEDIALRGRSPSMADSIISHMSSVDWNSRMHDPFAEDFSYVPCFTIEQARTTFRDTVLGLEYLHYQGVVHRDIKPANLLWTKDHRVKISDFGVSYFGRPIRDGEPDDETVSESEAQDFDDDLELAKTVGTPAFFAPELCYTDADRMEQPKISEMIDIWSLGVTLYCLIYARIPFQAEDEWQMFRKIATEEVFIPRKRLKPVDPSTPPNSESLFKRHNVPPYRDDNELAYEDIDNLLYDLLRQMFTKNPEKRIRLRDIKRHPWIVQGIPNPITWIDDTDPARPSQGRRVQVNDKETAHAVVPIAFLERARSTVKKAVGKLMHPLGDRSDSRSRRRAASSAASSAGDSMYNVPPTPHSRDARRKSLKSEDYFSNVKDFAFNSEHPLVHSQTASPYESSYDPLATAIAQPAGAALLHALQYGSNESRTNSGTASPSDQSTIPGTGAASLYKPNQYSQSPSNGNSYLMLTANLPEVKTLPPTPFVDPTLADPLNDMRQTRGYDALTEEALRARSVERGVFREQDKRAPAQVSVTTASVPGTLHRMPSLPGRPRAMRSVDLGKAKHASNGLASPLFFSSRSVTGYQHGQPQSDSNIYENQRATTDLEERPQTAHRIENVRDVPEARTPPPRKYNNSTPESFARARDELHRKHIEEYQHQVAQQALDDVRSDIAVVDPTEYPCPVSPDDEFFGTPPPHGREYTTETRHSSRSASIGGLASPLTSPSDVNSPISSTTPPSKEEMLAFQSDPSLPALLSGSSSVSADLDAEPVEPAVVNNKQALLETTDSLTPPALVKEPMAGFPLEQYEQQERFDQHHNASFDSGSIPLRITPNTSYRSPPAIHRTPDFSPQDDDDDDSDSDEGLLMAKSKKKKSTNAHVERIPFGARRRDTNVSIASTETAKKVVIHGEDVTTYPD is encoded by the exons ATGGAACCGCAACATCCTCCCCACCCGAGGAACTCTCATCACCCTCACCTACAGACCCTCGTCCCACCTCTCTCCAACAAGCTGCCTTTGAGGTCTTCCGCTAGTACCCCGATGACCTCGCCTGGTCTCTTCAGCCCCTCGAACCCACGCCCGAAGATGAACTTCCCGATCCAAGCCTCGTCCGACTCGAACACCCCGAATGTCGAGACCAGCAGCCCTTACCTGCACCCGCTACAAAAGCACAAAGTCAGAGA GACACACAAAGCCCTTATTGATTCCGATAGCATCACCGGTCGGAAACTCATTAACCAGTATGAGGTCATCGAAGAAATCGGCAGGGGCATGCACGGAAAGGTCAAGCTTGCCCGAAATCTCGAGACGGGCGAAAATGTCGCAATCAAAATCATTCCCCGCTACTCAAAGAAGCGTCGACTCGGCAAGGTCATGGCCATGTCTCCCCAGGAGAAGACGATGCGCGAGATTGCCATCCTCAAAAAGATGAGGCACCCTAACGTCGTGTCGCTGCTTGAGATCATCGACGACCCCGAACTGAAAAAGATCTACTTGATCCTCGAACACGTAGAGCTGGGGGAGGTCGTTTGGAGAAAGAAGGGTCTCCCTCACATCTGCCACCACGAGCGTCGTCGCATTGAGAGAGAAGCCCGTGGCGAGCCCCCGACacccgaggaggagcagtACGATCTGATAATGGAGAGGCGCCTGGCCTTGAAGGAGCTGAAGCGTGCCAAGATGTCCCGGGCCAATATGGGCGTGCACGACTTTTGGAGCATGGAGCACGGCGCGTCTGACGATGCCAGTTACGGCTCACAGTCCCGCGTTCCATCTAGAGACGATCTTGGTAACTTGGACCACGTCAGAGGCGAAGCTTCCCAGCCCAACTCTTTGCAGGCATCGCGAGCCACGTCGAGAGCCCCGTCACGGTCTCAGTCAGTAAAgtccgtcgacggcggcttcgCCGTCTTTGACCAGGAAGCCATCGAGACCGACGACATGGAGACGCCCGGCCCCCAACGAAGCAACCCGGGTTCTGCAACTGCACTGGACGGGACCATGTACGGCGCATACATGGAGGATATTGCGTTGCGGGGCCGTTCGCCCAGTATGGCTGATTCCATCATCTCGCACATGTCCTCGGTCGACTGGAATTCCCGCATGCACGATCCGTTTGCTGAAGACTTTTCCTACGTTCCCTGCTTCACCATTGAACAGGCAAGAACCACCTTCCGAGACACTGTCTTGGGACTCGAATACCTGCACTACCAAGGCGTTGTGCACAGGGATATTAAGCCCGCTAACTTGCTCTGGACCAAAGACCATCGGGTCAAGATTTCCGATTTTGGTGTTTCGTACTTCGGCCGCCCAATTCGAGATGGTGAACCGGATGATGAAACAGTCTCAGAGTCGGAAGCACAAGACTTTgatgacgacctcgagctggccaagacGGTTGGCacgccggccttcttcgcgcCCGAACTGTGCTACACAGACGCCGACCGCATGGAGCAGCCAAAAATTTCCGAAATGATTGACATTTGGTCGCTGGGTGTGACGCTCTACTGCCTGATCTACGCCAGAATTCCTTTCCAAGCCGAGGACGAATGGCAAATGTTCCGCAAGATCGCTACTGAGGAAGTTTTCATCCCTCGCAAGCGCCTCAAGCCTGTTGATCCGTCCACACCCCCTAACTCGGAGTCTCTCTTCAAGCGGCATAATGTGCCTCCCTACAGGGACGACAACGAGCTGGCTTACGAGGACATTGACAACCTCCTGTACGATCTCCTACGACAGATGTTCACCAAGAACCCGGAGAAGCGAATTCGCCTGCGGGACATCAAGAGGCACCCCTGGATTGTCCAAGGCATCCCGAATCCCATTACCTGGATCGACGACACGGATCCGGCGCGGCCGTCCCAGGGCAGGCGTGTGCAAGTCAACGACAAGGAGACGGCCCATGCCGTTGTGCCCATTGCTTTCCTGGAGCGAGCCAGATCTACAGTGAAGAAGGCTGTCGGGAAGTTGATGCACCCTTTAGGCGATCGAAGCGATAGTCGGTCACGGCGGAGAGCTGCCAGCAGCGCTGCCAGCTCGGCTGGAGACAGCATGTACAATGTGCCTCCCACACCACACTCAAGAGACGCCCGTCGGAAAAGCTTGAAGAGCGAAGACTACTTCTCCAACGTTAAGGACTTTGCCTTCAACTCTGAGCACCCGTTGGTCCACAGCCAAACGGCGTCTCCCTATGAGTCTTCCTATGACCCCCTCGCAACTGCTATCGCTCAGCCCGCCGGGGCTGCCTTGTTACATGCGCTCCAGTATGGTAGCAACGAGTCCAGGACGAACAGTGGCACGGCATCACCGTCGGACCAGTCTACGATACCTGGGACCGGTGCCGCGTCGCTTTACAAGCCAAACCAATACTCACAGAGTCCCTCGAACGGAAACAGCTATCTGATGTTGACGGCGAACTTGCCCGAGGTGAAAACGCTGCCTCCGACACCTTTCGTTGACCCGACACTCGCCGACCCACTGAACGATATGCGGCAGACGCGCGGATACGACGCCCTGACAGAGGAGGCTTTGCGGGCGCGTTCGGTCGAGCGTGGCGTCTTCAGGGAACAAGACAAGCGGGCTCCCGCGCAAGTAAGTGTTACAACCGCAAGCGTCCCGGGTACTCTTCACCGGATGCCCAGCCTCCCTGGCAGACCCCGGGCTATGCGCTCCGTCGACTTGGGCAAAGCGAAGCATGCCAGCAACGGTTTAGCTTCGCCGCTGTTTTTCTCGTCGCGGTCCGTTACCGGTTATCAACATGGCCAACCTCAGTCGGATTCAAACATTTACGAGAATCAACGAGCGACCACCGACTTGGAGGAGAGACCCCAGACGGCTCACAGGATCGAGAATGTCCGGGATGTGCCAGAGGCAagaacaccccctccccgaaAGTACAACAACTCAACACCCGAATCATTCGCGCGGGCGAGAGACGAGCTGCACCGCAAGCACATTGAAGAGTATCAGCACCAAGtcgcccagcaggccctgGATGATGTCAGGTCGGACATTGCGGTTGTGGACCCTACGGAATATCCTTGCCCCGTGTCGCCCGATGACGAGTTCTTCGGCACGCCTCCGCCTCATGGTCGTGAGTATACAACAGAGACGAGACACTCCTCCCGCTCGGCGTCCATCGGTGGCTTGGCTTCTCCCCTCACAAGCCCGAGCGACGTCAACAGCCCGATTTCGTCCACAACTCCTCCTTCCAAGGAGGAGATGCTCGCCTTTCAGTCGGATCCGTCTCTGCCTGCGCTCCTTAGCGGCTCCAGCTCTGTTtccgccgacctcgacgccgaaccTGTAGAACCTGCTGtcgtcaacaacaagcaggCCCTGCTGGAAACAACGGACTCGCTGACACCTCCGGCTCTTGTCAAGGAGCCAATGGCCGGCTTCCCTCTGGAGCAGTACGAGCAGCAGGAGCGCTTTGACCAACATCACAACGCTTCGTTCGATTCCGGGTCGATACCTTTGCGAATCACCCCCAATACGTCCTACAGGAGCCCACCTGCAATTCACCGCACCCCCGACTTCAGCCCGcaggatgatgacgatgacgatagcgacagcgacgagggCCTGTTGATGGCAAAGTCTAAAAAAAAGAAGTCGACAAATGCACACGTTGAACGAATTCCATTCGGCGCCAGGCGGCGTGACACCAACGTGAGCATCGCCAGCACCGAGACGGCCAAGAAGGTTGTCATCCATGGCGAAGATGTTACCACATACCCTGATTGA